Proteins encoded within one genomic window of Cyprinus carpio isolate SPL01 chromosome B22, ASM1834038v1, whole genome shotgun sequence:
- the LOC109047208 gene encoding uncharacterized protein LOC109047208 isoform X2, which translates to MKTLLLSLLCLFVWSQSTDALTDQQVVLGQNVTLACEFNLKAVIWFVTKLPARPEMILRTYGSPQQAKYYNNKFIRKYSEGGWSRLLINEVSVDDLGIYYCIKPGNDLKVMVSDGIRLQTTESPPSGNETEEKNPPQDQTTLQIPIIMLSLLTVVLFAAVIGLLIMNHKLSKEIPKYANAHQISTMKFCESNRGKTDPAYLEVLPNI; encoded by the exons ATGAAGACGCTGCTGCTTTCACTGCTCT GTCTGTTTGTGTGGAGTCAGTCCACAGATGCTTTAACTGATCAGCAGGTGGTTTTAGGACAGAATGTGACTTTAGCCTGTGAGTTTAATTTAAAagctgttatttggtttgtgacaaaACTGCCAGCTCGCCCAGAGATGATACTGCGAACATATGGATCCCCCCAACAGGCTAAATATTACAACAACAAATTCATTAGAAAATACTCAGAGGGAGGCTGGAGCCGCTTATTAATCAATGAAGTTAGTGTTGATGATTTAGGAATTTATTACTGTATAAAACCAGGGAATGATCTAAAGGTCATGGTCAGTGATGGTATCAGACTGCAAACCACTG aaTCTCCCCCAAGTGGCAAtgaaacagaggaaaaaaatccACCACAAGATCAGACAACACTTCAGATTCCCATCATTATGTTAAGTCTGTTGACTGTTGTGCTGTTTGCTGCAGTAATAG GTTTATTAATAATGAACCATAAACTGTCTAAGGAAATACCTAAATATGCCAATGCTCATCAG ATTTCTACTATGAAGTTTTGTGAGAGTAACAGAGGAAAAACAGATCCTGCATATCTAGAGGTGCTGCCAAATATCTAG
- the LOC109047208 gene encoding uncharacterized protein LOC109047208 isoform X1 yields MKTLLLSLLCLFVWSQSTDALTDQQVVLGQNVTLACEFNLKAVIWFVTKLPARPEMILRTYGSPQQAKYYNNKFIRKYSEGGWSRLLINEVSVDDLGIYYCIKPGNDLKVMVSDGIRLQTTETSQYDSGLTSLHTTESPPSGNETEEKNPPQDQTTLQIPIIMLSLLTVVLFAAVIGLLIMNHKLSKEIPKYANAHQISTMKFCESNRGKTDPAYLEVLPNI; encoded by the exons ATGAAGACGCTGCTGCTTTCACTGCTCT GTCTGTTTGTGTGGAGTCAGTCCACAGATGCTTTAACTGATCAGCAGGTGGTTTTAGGACAGAATGTGACTTTAGCCTGTGAGTTTAATTTAAAagctgttatttggtttgtgacaaaACTGCCAGCTCGCCCAGAGATGATACTGCGAACATATGGATCCCCCCAACAGGCTAAATATTACAACAACAAATTCATTAGAAAATACTCAGAGGGAGGCTGGAGCCGCTTATTAATCAATGAAGTTAGTGTTGATGATTTAGGAATTTATTACTGTATAAAACCAGGGAATGATCTAAAGGTCATGGTCAGTGATGGTATCAGACTGCAAACCACTG AAACATCTCAATATGACAGTGGACTTACCAGCCTGCACACCACTG aaTCTCCCCCAAGTGGCAAtgaaacagaggaaaaaaatccACCACAAGATCAGACAACACTTCAGATTCCCATCATTATGTTAAGTCTGTTGACTGTTGTGCTGTTTGCTGCAGTAATAG GTTTATTAATAATGAACCATAAACTGTCTAAGGAAATACCTAAATATGCCAATGCTCATCAG ATTTCTACTATGAAGTTTTGTGAGAGTAACAGAGGAAAAACAGATCCTGCATATCTAGAGGTGCTGCCAAATATCTAG